TGATTGAATTTATTCCCGAAGATTTGAATAAGGTTTCAAGGCGCACCATAACCGCAGAAAAACCCCAGAATTTACCTTTTCTATATATAGGAAGCCGACCTATGACACCGAGTCCGCCCTGTTTTAATTTTAAAGGTCCCGCAAAATGGATTTTTCCTTTCTGTATGGTTTCAAGGGCTTCCTCCCTGACAGATTTTGTATTTAATATATCAAAATCAATTAAGTCTGGATTATTTGGATAAGTATATTTGATTATTCCGTTAGGAACTAATTGAACGGCATCTATAGTTGGATTCGATTCAACCAGAACTTTCGCCAGCGCATCAAAATTTTCAGGCTCGCCATTATCGTTAACAATCATGGCTAAGGAAATAGTGGTGGTATAGCAGTTTTTAAGAGAATGATTCAGATTTTGCTGAACTACATGGAGGATGTTCGACATTTCCTGCTCCCTGTTTTCCTTGATAATTTCATAGCGTTGCAAAACAAGCGGACAGATTAAAACAAGTAGCGCAAGGAATACTATAAAGGTGCTTAATCTAGGCCTTGATATAAACCAGCCGGTGATTTTTGACCATTTGTTCTCTATTTTCATTCTGGGCTGGAATCTGTTTATTTCGGTGACTAAAATATAAATTAATATTTAATTTTGAAGCGATTAGCAGGAATTCTGTTAATAGAAAGACAATAAAAAAATAGCCCGGAGGCTATTTTTTTGTTACTAAGTTAATTAGCTTTTTTTATAAAACCAGTTCTGAAAACAAGCGTTCAGAAATTTCTTCCAAATTACTGCACATACCCGGATGTGGCCTTGAGGTTTGGATTACGGAACTTCTTACAGCGGTCATCCAACGGAAGCGGGAAGGCACATCGAATGCTGCAATTGGACCTCCCTCTTTTGCTCCCTGGGCAATTTTTACAAATGCCTGCAGATTTTGTTCCAGTTGGTCATAATCAAGTTCATCAGAATAGAGTTGAAGCTTGGCTTTGTCTATCTTGTAAAGAACTTTGATGTACTGCTCTTTTTTACAGAAGACAATGATTCCCGTATTGACAAATTCTTCGCGCTCAACTTTGGGCACGATACGAATTATGGCATATTCATATAAGTGTTTGTCTTGCATCTTGAGCAGCTTTTATAAAAATTTCTGAATGGGCTAAACGCGTAATCAAAAAAGAGGCGTAGGTATTTCGTATCTGTTCCGGTGTCTCTTCAGAACCTTCCCATTGTAGCCATTCTTCAGGAATCAGGTTTACAATCGAAAGAATCGTATCTTCTGTAAGGAGTGATTTGAATTCTTTATCGGTTTCTTCCAGTCGGGAAGCTTTAGGGAGCAAAACATGGTCTTTAATCAAAGCAAACGGACTTTTGGCACTGTTTTCCCAATTGCTCCAGGAATGGTGAAAATACAGACAGGCACCATGGTCAATAAGCCATAATTCTTTATGCCAGATGAGCATGTTGGTATTTCTGAATGTGCGGTCTACATTCGTAATGAAGGCATCCAACCATACTATTTTTGAAGCCAGAGTGGCATCTGTTTCTGTCACAACCGGGTCAAAAGTAATGGCACCGGAAAGAAAATGCAGGGCAAGATTCAGTCCCTGACTTCCCTGCAACAGGTCCTGGATTTCTTCATCGCCTTCAGTTCTTCCAAAAGCCTCGTCAAGATTTGCAAATACTAATTCCGGTACTGCCAATCCAAGCGCCCTGGCAATTTCGCCTCCAATTAATTCGGCTATCAGTGCTTTGACGCCATGACCGGCACCTTTAAATTTCAATACATATTTAAAACCGTCGTCTGCATCGGCAAGAGCAGGAAGCGAACCTCCTTCTCTCAACGGAGCGATATATCGGGTGACGTTAACTGTCCGTAACGAAAATGGATTATCCATGAGTTTTTCTTTTACACAAAAATAGCGCATCGGAACGGATGCGCCATTTTTTTTGAAAATATATTTTAAGTTGTCCGTTAAAGAGCAGTTTGTCTGTTTAATCTTGTGAATTTAGTTTGTGATAACTCACATAAGAAAGCAGGAGTACTCCTAATACAATAAGAGGAAAAACAGCCTCAAATCCAAAGCCATCTACTGCAGCATGGCTGGCAGAAGCACCAAGGAAATCGAAAGTAAATCCGGCATAGGCCCATTCCTTTAGCCGTTTTGGGGCTGCAGGAATAATAAGCACTAAGGCACCTAAAACTTTAAAGACGGTAAGGATAACGCCAAAATATTCCGGATATCCTAGTGGCGAATGCCTTCTTTGGCCATTTCGGTCTGTGATGTGAGTGCAGGCATTACGCCTTCAAATAAAAAAATCAGGATAGTAGTAATCCAAAAGATGATTTTGTGTTTTTTCATAGTTGTTTGATTAATGTTTGGTTTTATTTATCGATAACAGTAATAATATTTTTGATTTGATTGGTGTGCCTTTGGGCGTGGAATAGTGTAAAAAGAATCCATTCCAGACGTGTCAGATAGCCAAAAACAGGCAATTCAAAACCCTTGCAGGTTTTTGACAAATCTGATGAGCCAATCAACTGTAAGGTGCCATCTTTTAAGGCTTTCATTTTGTCCAGTTGCTGTTGCTTGTCATGTGTTTTTTCTGTTGGGATAATAAAACCAGGTGCATCCAGTTTGGTGCTGAAATCTAAAAATACCGATTTGATAACGGGTACTTTTTCGTCTACTGGTCGGTTGGTTTCACCTATGTTTTCTATAAACAGGCTTTTGAGCCCGGAATTTGCTTTGAGGATGTGTTCCATTACCTGGCCAACAGACCAGCTGTTTTCAGCAGGATTTTTATCCCACAAGCTGCTATCAATAGTTAATAGCAGTTGTTCCATGCCTTCATAAGTGGCATTGGTTTCTGCAATGAGTGCGGCAGTATCAAAGTTGTTAGTCATAGTTTCTATTGTTTATTATTTTATCCAAAATTAGTTCTGGTATTGCAATTTTATGCTGTGTGAAAAAGACAATAGGAAGGGGAAATTGCGACAAGCTGTCGTTTTTTTGAATTCGTTATCTTTGTACGGTCATAAAACCTTTATTTATGGGAAGACGCAATGAAACAAACAGGCTGGAACATAAAAAGAAAACAGACCAGAAAAAGAAACGGGAGCAAAAGGCTGAAAAGCTTAGGAAAAATAAACTGAAAGAAATTATCAAAATGAATAATGCTTCCAACGAAGCCCAAACAGAATAAAATGGACAGTAAAGTTTACGAAGAACTAAAAAAAGACGTACAGGAAATCATTGACCTGATAGCAGGCAAGCAGAATAAGGAAGCTAATAACAAACTGGTTGAAGTAAGCGAAACTTTAGACGAACTATTAGACCATGCTGAAGAAGATGAAGAGCTTGTAGAACTAGGACGTTATATGGTATTGTTGAACCAGCTGCACCAAAAAATCAATGCCGAATAATTTAAACTGTCCATGCGGTTCGGGATTGTTATTTGCCCAATGCTGCGAACCTTTTATCAAAGGTAACAGCACTCCTCCAACTGCAGAAAAACTAATGCGGTCACGATATAGCGCTTATGTTGTTCAGGCCGTAGATTATCTTGTCGTTACTACACATATTTCCACAAGAAGGAATCATTCAAAATCAGCTATACTGGAATGGTCCAAATCCAACCATTGGCTGAAACTGGAAGTAGTGGAAGCCACGGAAAATACAGTAGAGTTTAAGGCTTATTTTTTAGACAGTCGCCTCAAAGCGCAAATGCACCATGAAAAATCATTTTTCAGGAAAGAAAAAGACAGTTGGTTTTATGTAGATGGTGAATTTTTTTAATAAAGTTGTATTAAGTTAGAAATATAGTGCCTCTGCGACTTTGCGAGCAATTATTTTCAGGCAAAGTCGCAGAGGCGCTAAGAGATTTAAATATTGTTAATTGGCGAAAAACTTCCCGAGATTTGTTTAAGTTTTTTGCTAAAAAAGAAATGCCCTTCAAAAGTTGAAGGACATTACTAACTCTCAAAATAACCCCCTCTTATTTTAAGGTCTTAGGGTGCTTTTTTTTGAAAAAAAGGGGCTCCTGTTTATAACCCAATAATAAATTCAGGAGCCAATGTATAAACTAGTAAAAATATGAATTATTGTTTAGTTCCCTGGAAGGTATAAGTGAGATCTGTAGCAGATTGTTGTCTTGTCTGTACTAATAGTGTTTTACTGCTTATAGTGTAGCTAAATGTACCTTCAGGAATATTACCATCACCAAAGATAGCTTGATTACTATTATTGTATACTTTCATTGTTTTTGAAGTATAGTTTGAATATGGCTCCCCGCTTTTTGGAGTAATTTTTAAATGGCTGCCATCCACTTTAGTAACGATTAAAATTGCATCGAAATAGGTTGGTGCATCTCCTCCAAGTGGATCTAAAGTTCCTTTGTATGTACCAACAGCAGCGTCAATACCTCCGCCACCTCCTGGTCCGTTGTTACTATCATCGCTACTGCATGATGCTAAACCAAATAGCGCAATTGCAATAATTCCTGCTGTTTTTAAAATCGACTTTCTCATTGTTTTAATTTTTTTTAGGATTTGTGTTACAAAGTTAGATGGGCAGTATCTGGCTTCCAATACCTCAAATCGGGTATATTTTTCTACCTGATTTCAGGTATTTTTTAGTCAAAAATCTAAAAATTTAACAGAAGATGTTGTTTAAGTTAATATTTTTGTGAGGCTATGAAAAACAAATTATTATTCCCGTTTATCTTCTTGATTTCGCAGGCATTATACTCTCAAAGAGTGTATTCGCTTGATGATGATCACACCTATACCGATAGTCTGATACAAATTATTAAAACAACACGAATTGACAGTATTAAGGGTATTACCAGCTTCAGGCTTGCTGAATTATACAGAAGAAGCAAAAAGAACGAACTGGCAGACGAGTATATAGCTGTAGCTAATAAAATTGCTCCCCGATATCCTTTTTTAAAAGATGTTGGTGTTTATTATAATTCAACCACTTATCTAAGTAAAGGTGATATGGTAAATTTTGGAAAGCAATTAAGTCTTGCCAACACAAAGCTCAAGAAATACAAGACAAAAGAATCCTATGCCTTGCGAGCCTATATAGTAAGGAACCTATCGATACTGCAACAGTTCCAGAATAATGAAAAGGAAGCGATGCGGATGCTCATAGAAGAAGCGATGCCGTTGGCTAAAAAAGGAGGAGATTATGAGGTCTTAAGTGGATTATATAAGTCGGTTGCTATAATTTTTATGAATAATAACGAAAGGGAGAAAGCAGAAGAGTATCTTAATTCAGCAAAGGAATATATTGAGAAAGCACCCAGATCATCTTATACTTATAAAGAAACTAAGGTAGAAATCTATATTATAGATGCCGAAAATCTGTGTCATCTAGAAAATCTAACCGGGGCAAAAAAATCATTAGATAAGGCCTATGCGATAATAAAAGATTACCCGAAGTCAAACATGAACGGAGGCTATTATTTATCTGAAGGCTACTATTTCTATAAGATAAAACAATATGAAAATGCATTTAAAAGTTACGACAAAGGAATAGCAAATAGCATGCTTTTTAATGATATATATTCTGCAAATCGTTTGAAATTTGCCAAATATCTTCCATTAAAAGCGATGAACAGATATGAAGATATCAAAAAGATGTTGTCGGATCTCATTGAGAGCGGTTCTCTTTTTGCTGTTGACGAAAAAAGATATACTCTGGAACTGGCCTATGCCTTTGAAAAACTGGGAGATATCAAAAATGCATACAAATATAAATCAAGATATATTGTTCTTAGCGACAGCCTCAACGAACAATATTCCAAAGATAAGATAACTGCGTTGGAGGCAAAATTCAACAAAGTTGAAAACGAACGGAAAATTGCCCAGTTAGAAGCTCAGCAGGAACGCGACAAGCTTATTGCAGAAAATAATAAGTTGTATTACGGTTTATTGGTAGCCCTATCGGTTTTATTATTGTTATTGGTTATTTTCCTTTGGATCAACTCAAAGAACCAGAAAAAGATAGCCATACAGCATGCTAAAAATTACGCACAGAACTTAAAAAGTCTCAAGGACCAGAAAGAGATTGAGGTAATGCAGGCTATGATCAAGGGAGAAGAAGGAGAAAGGAAAAGAATTGCCAGAGATCTTCATGATGGAATAGGAAGTATGCTATCCTCATTAAAAATGAGATTTATGAAAGTAAACTCAGCATCAGAAACCGTAGACCTGAACGAAATTGAAAGCATGAACACATTGCTTAACAATTCGATTACGGAATTGCGACAGATTTCCTATAACCTGATTCCGGAATCGCTTCTCAAATTAGGATTGGAACATGCCCTCAATGATTTGTGCCATATGTTGCAGACAGATGAGGTACAGATTGATTTCCATGCCAACAATATCAGTAAGGATATTCCTGAAAGTATACAGATTACTATTTACAGGATAGTGCAGGAACTCCTTAACAATGCACTGAAACATTCAAAAGGTACTGATATTTTAGTAGATTGCAACCAGAACCGGTCGACGTTTTTTATTACTGTTGAAGATAACGGTATTGGATTTGACAGTAAAAATATGGATGGTTTTAACGGACAGGGATTGAAAAATTTAAAAAGCAGAGTGGAGCTGCTTAACGGGAAAATGGAAATTGATTCGTCTGCCGAAAAAGGAACAGCATTTAATATTGAACTATCTATTTAATCAGACATGACAATCACAAAGCCTTATAAAACAATAATCGTAGACGACCATCCTATTGTCAGTGAAGGATTGCAGGTTGTTTTTTCGCAGTCAAAAGAAGTTGAAATCGTTAGAAGTTTTAAAACCGGAGCCGCATTATTGGAATATGGGGGATTGGCTAAAGTAGATGTTATTTTGCTGGATATTTTTCTGCCGGATGCCAACGGAATCGATTTGTGCCTGAAAATAAAAAAGAGCTTTCCTAAAATTATTATCCTTGCCATGAGCAGTCAGGCAGAAAGAAGCATTGTTCTTCAGATGATTAAAAATGGCGCCAATGGTTATCTGCTTAAAAGTGCTTCACTGGAAGAATTCAAAAACTGTATCAACAAAGCTGTTGAAGGCGAATTGGCCTTTAGTAATGAAGTTAGGGGAATTGTACAGAAAACCAATATCCATGATTTAAAAACAGTTCCCAGGTTGACCCGAAGGGAAAAAGAAATACTATTATTATTGGCAGATGGCAAATCTACCCAGGAAATCTCAGATACGTTATTTCTAAGCTATCTGACTGTTCAAACCCACAGAAGAAATTTGCTGAACAAATGCCAGGCCCGGAATCTTGCGGAGCTTTTAAAGTTTGCAAAAGAAAACGCTTTGTAATTTGCGGCTCTGCTTCTTTGCGTGAAATAGTTGCTCGCAAAGACGCAGAGCCGCAAAGTTTGTTGTAATTTTTTTGTTTTTTTAAACTAATCTAAACAAAAATGATAATTATGCATAATACAATAAACAAGATATAAAGCAAAGGAAAAAATACCTGAAAAAAGTTATTGATTTTTACGGTTGTTCTTTTGTTTTTTGAATAGGCATAGGTAAAAATAATGGCTATCAGTGTCAGGAAAATAGAGATATATCCTGAAATGATGACAATTTCAATAAAAGTATTGTAGGGCAAAGTAGGCAGTAATGATGAGGTAAAGAAATTGAAAGTGACCATGGTAAGCATGAGCGTGAAAGAAATGTTCAATTGGTTGGCGAAATCTTTTACCCAGAAAACAAGCCAGGAAGCAACAACCAGTAAGCCTATCGGAAGAAAAACCTTCCATAAGTAATATTCTATTTTGCGCTGTGCAAAAATTTCAAAATTGCAGCGTGAAAACGATTCTCCTTTTTTGTTGGCACTCAGATGGTTGTACATCATTTCGTTGACGTAATCTTTTTTATCCAGAATGTTCCATTCTTCCATATATGATGCGTCCAGAACCTTTGGAAATAGCTGCGGATTAACAAATACCAGGTCTTCCTTTTCCATAGAAAAAGATTCCAGCTGGATTGTAAAACATTGTTTGTCATTAGGATATTTATGGAAATCCATAGGAGTTGTAAATCGGCCATGGAAACGTTCATTATAAATAAGATTTTGGTCGGAATTGACAATCAGACGTCTGTTGATAATTTCCCTGTCGCCTAAAATGTTGATGAATTCAAAGGATGGAACCAGTATGTCTTTAGGAAATTCTTTATTCTCATACACCAGTTTGTTGCCATACTTCCGGCAATATTTTTTTTCCAGTTTTGAGTCATGCCACGATAAGACCAAATAGCCGTCAATCATATAGGTCTGGTTGACGGAATTGATGTCGTATATTTTGTTTAGGTGTATGGATACTGCTACCTCAAGCGGGGCATCCTTCTGTTTTGCAGGTTCAGACGCCTGTACCTTTGGAAACAGGGAAAACAACAGGAGAACCAGTGACAGGATAGTTTTCATTTTAGTCATTTTTAAGGGTTTCATAACTGTAAATCAGGTCGTCACAAAACAATTGGGCAAGTTCAGGACTGATATTTTCTTTTACAACAATCCGTAATAGTGTTTCCTTTTTGGAAATACCCGGAATCTGATAGGCCGGAAGCATCCAGTTTTTAGAACGGAGGTGTAGCAATAAGGCGGTTAGCATATCCTCTTTTACATCTTTTAGCCTGAACACAATTACAGGAAGTATTCCTTCGTCTATGGTTTCAAAGTGGCCTGACAGGCGGAGCCTCTTTCGTATAACATCTGCGGTTTTACAGTAATCGCGTATTGTTTTTTCATAACCTTGCTTCCCGTGCTGCAGTATAGAAAAGTATTGTGCCAGAATCATGGAAGCTCCTTTTGAGAAATTAAGGGTATAAGTTTCTATTGGCTTTTCGAGATAATGGGACGTGAAAATCAGTTCTTTTGGCAATACAGCAGCTTCTCTGAAAATCAACCATCCTATACCCGGATATACGAGTCCGTATTTATGTCCGGATAAATTAATACTCCGAACCAAAGGCAGGCGAAAATCCCAGGTTTTGACTTCTTTTTTGATAAAAGGAAATACAAATCCGCCAATGGCCGCATCGACATGGATACCAACATCCCAATTGTGTTTTTTGTTTAATCGTATGATTTCATCATTGAGTTTTTCAATGGGGTCAATACTGCCGGTATAAGTATTTCCGGCTATGGCGCCAACACAAATGGTGTTTTGGTCAATGCTTTTCAGTATTTCTTCAATAGGATATGAATCATGTGATGTTTGCGGTATTTTGCGAGGTTCCACATCAAAATAAAGTGCAAATTTATCCCAGCAGACATGAGCATTTCCGCTGTATACGATGTTGGGCTTTGAAGCAGAAAGACCAAAAGATTCCCGTCTTTTTTTCCAATTCCATTTGTGCGACAGTAATGCCAGATGTATGGCTTCAGAAGAACCTAATGTTGAGGTTCCGGTTGGGTTATTGGGGTCAGCAGCATGCAATAATCCGGATAGCATCCCTATTATTCTGTCATGGATTTTTTTGGTCTGCCCATATTCATTATAATCAATAAAATTCTTGCCGAGCTGTTCTGTAATAAGCTTGTCGGCAAGCGGATTCATGGAAGTCGTGCTAAAGCTTCCCAAATCAAGCTGTACGTTGCCGTCTAAAGTCAGCTCGTTACTGATTTTTTGATAAGCGCGAAAAGCTCCTTCTCCTTTTTTAGGAAACTGATACGGTTTAGAAGTAGGTTTTTCTTTCATGGAAGTAAGGATTGGGGTTGAAAAAGAAATATCCCTAAAAAAGTTATAGGGATATTTCAAAATGACTAAAGGGTTAAATATCTGTTATTGATAAGGTTTACCTTATTGAGTTCGGATTTTTTAGTACCGTTGGCCGTTATTTTTTTTACGATTTCCTGCAATGAACTTCCGGTATAAACCACACTAGCCGAACCATAACTGCTCTTATTCGTGCGGTTTATCAGAGTCGTGTTGCCCGTATCATTGGCCAGATTAGACAAGGCTGTCAGTTCTGTTGCAGTCAGCCCGTTATATAAGGTGACTATATTGGCGCATGGAAGACCCAATTCACGCTTGACAAGCTCTTTCATCAAAGCTGTTGGACGTGCGTTGCCATTGTATAATGAACTGATTTCATCATCTTCAAAAACCATAGCTGAATGCCTGAATCCGCCTACATAGAATTCGGTATCAATCTGTTTGTTCAGGAGCTGGCTCTTATAGAAATTAAGCCAGTAATCGTCTGCCTTGAATTCATTACGCGCATCAAAACGGGCAGCATAATAGATTACACTGAACAAATCCTCTTTTTTACTGCTGCTTTCAATAAAATTGAGCATATTAAGAATTGGATTTTTCTTGAATTCTGCCGTTTCTGATTCAAGTCCTAAAAGGTCATTGCCTTTGGTGCCCGGTACCGGGTCAACGCCCAGGATTCGTATTTTTTTGATAGGACTGCCTTCCAGCGTATTGCCTTCCTTGCAGCAGGAATACAAGGCTGTGATAAAGCCCAATACACCAGCAGCCGCACCACGGCTGTGCCCTCCAATGATGAGTTCTACATGGTTGTCTTTTTCCGGATCAATTTCTTCCAGCAATTTGAAATAGTGTTCCAGTTGGGCTAACTGGTGCTTTTCTTTGTAGCCGTAGGCCTGGTCATGCAAAAGTTCTGTTTTTCTAAAAAAGCCCATTAACCATTCTGTCCAGCTTCCGGTCTGGTTGTTGGAGAGAGTCTGGCTTTCTGTACGATTGTTTTCAGTTCCAAGACCATCGACATAGGCAATTTTGATGGTGTCGCTTGCGGTAATGTTGAAAAAATTACGCATGTGTTCTGCTGTGGTACCCGTTCCGGAGTACCATAAAAAAAGTTTTTTCATGTTTAAAATTTTAAGGTTAGAATTAGCCGTATAGGCTTGCGATGAGGAAAAAATTCGAGGTTATTCCTTGAATATCAGGTTTAGAATGTCAATAAGAAGTCCGGCAATTATGCCAATAAACAGGTAGCCTATTGGCGTGAGTTCGATTAAAAGAAGTTCCGGGATTTTAAACGCAATAAAACTGCTTGCCATTAGCCCGAATAAAAGGCTGTTCCGGTAAAAAGGAATACGTTCTGCAGTTAAAGTAACATCATGGATTTGTCTTGAAAGTTTGGCGGTCAAATAAAGCAGGTTTCCTAAACAGGCCGTTGAAATGCCATAACTTTTGATAAAATACAAAATAGCTGTATCTGTTAATTCGAACGAATAGTAACCGGTAAACAATCGGGTTTCTTTGGTGCAAAAACCAACTGCCATCACAATTGCCATAAGAATAATAAGGCCAAAAAAGTATTTTGCCAATGGTAATTTGAAAAAGCTTCTTCCTGTTGGGAAATTTCCACAAAATCGGGTTGCATATTTGATACTTTTTAGACTGGCAGGAGCTATGACTTTTTGAAGTTGCCCGTGCCATTCGATTTTTTGAGAAAGTTTTAAATCGTATGTTGCAACTTCTAGAGTGTCGTTACTTTTTCTGTGGATATGGTCCAACATCAATTTAATTTCATCGTCAATATGCCGCTCCATGGCTGTTTTGTTCTGCTTTTTTTGGGCAAGCACGAGTCTGCGTTTTTCTTTCTCCCATTCAGATGGAATGATTTCAACGTCTTCGCTGGCGATATTGTCCGTTTCATGGAAATAGGAACGGTTTTTAATTTTTTCGACTATTGCATTCATAAGGACTGTATTGAATTATAAGGTGGTTCCGGTATAGAAATCAAGAAGCTTGGCCTGCGTAA
This portion of the Flavobacterium lindanitolerans genome encodes:
- a CDS encoding DinB family protein, translated to MTNNFDTAALIAETNATYEGMEQLLLTIDSSLWDKNPAENSWSVGQVMEHILKANSGLKSLFIENIGETNRPVDEKVPVIKSVFLDFSTKLDAPGFIIPTEKTHDKQQQLDKMKALKDGTLQLIGSSDLSKTCKGFELPVFGYLTRLEWILFTLFHAQRHTNQIKNIITVIDK
- a CDS encoding response regulator transcription factor, with product MTITKPYKTIIVDDHPIVSEGLQVVFSQSKEVEIVRSFKTGAALLEYGGLAKVDVILLDIFLPDANGIDLCLKIKKSFPKIIILAMSSQAERSIVLQMIKNGANGYLLKSASLEEFKNCINKAVEGELAFSNEVRGIVQKTNIHDLKTVPRLTRREKEILLLLADGKSTQEISDTLFLSYLTVQTHRRNLLNKCQARNLAELLKFAKENAL
- a CDS encoding glutamate decarboxylase; amino-acid sequence: MKEKPTSKPYQFPKKGEGAFRAYQKISNELTLDGNVQLDLGSFSTTSMNPLADKLITEQLGKNFIDYNEYGQTKKIHDRIIGMLSGLLHAADPNNPTGTSTLGSSEAIHLALLSHKWNWKKRRESFGLSASKPNIVYSGNAHVCWDKFALYFDVEPRKIPQTSHDSYPIEEILKSIDQNTICVGAIAGNTYTGSIDPIEKLNDEIIRLNKKHNWDVGIHVDAAIGGFVFPFIKKEVKTWDFRLPLVRSINLSGHKYGLVYPGIGWLIFREAAVLPKELIFTSHYLEKPIETYTLNFSKGASMILAQYFSILQHGKQGYEKTIRDYCKTADVIRKRLRLSGHFETIDEGILPVIVFRLKDVKEDMLTALLLHLRSKNWMLPAYQIPGISKKETLLRIVVKENISPELAQLFCDDLIYSYETLKND
- a CDS encoding YchJ family protein, which gives rise to MPNNLNCPCGSGLLFAQCCEPFIKGNSTPPTAEKLMRSRYSAYVVQAVDYLVVTTHISTRRNHSKSAILEWSKSNHWLKLEVVEATENTVEFKAYFLDSRLKAQMHHEKSFFRKEKDSWFYVDGEFF
- a CDS encoding DUF3037 domain-containing protein, which codes for MQDKHLYEYAIIRIVPKVEREEFVNTGIIVFCKKEQYIKVLYKIDKAKLQLYSDELDYDQLEQNLQAFVKIAQGAKEGGPIAAFDVPSRFRWMTAVRSSVIQTSRPHPGMCSNLEEISERLFSELVL
- a CDS encoding sensor histidine kinase: MKNKLLFPFIFLISQALYSQRVYSLDDDHTYTDSLIQIIKTTRIDSIKGITSFRLAELYRRSKKNELADEYIAVANKIAPRYPFLKDVGVYYNSTTYLSKGDMVNFGKQLSLANTKLKKYKTKESYALRAYIVRNLSILQQFQNNEKEAMRMLIEEAMPLAKKGGDYEVLSGLYKSVAIIFMNNNEREKAEEYLNSAKEYIEKAPRSSYTYKETKVEIYIIDAENLCHLENLTGAKKSLDKAYAIIKDYPKSNMNGGYYLSEGYYFYKIKQYENAFKSYDKGIANSMLFNDIYSANRLKFAKYLPLKAMNRYEDIKKMLSDLIESGSLFAVDEKRYTLELAYAFEKLGDIKNAYKYKSRYIVLSDSLNEQYSKDKITALEAKFNKVENERKIAQLEAQQERDKLIAENNKLYYGLLVALSVLLLLLVIFLWINSKNQKKIAIQHAKNYAQNLKSLKDQKEIEVMQAMIKGEEGERKRIARDLHDGIGSMLSSLKMRFMKVNSASETVDLNEIESMNTLLNNSITELRQISYNLIPESLLKLGLEHALNDLCHMLQTDEVQIDFHANNISKDIPESIQITIYRIVQELLNNALKHSKGTDILVDCNQNRSTFFITVEDNGIGFDSKNMDGFNGQGLKNLKSRVELLNGKMEIDSSAEKGTAFNIELSI
- a CDS encoding DoxX family protein, which encodes MTDRNGQRRHSPLGYPEYFGVILTVFKVLGALVLIIPAAPKRLKEWAYAGFTFDFLGASASHAAVDGFGFEAVFPLIVLGVLLLSYVSYHKLNSQD
- a CDS encoding HipA family kinase, which produces MDNPFSLRTVNVTRYIAPLREGGSLPALADADDGFKYVLKFKGAGHGVKALIAELIGGEIARALGLAVPELVFANLDEAFGRTEGDEEIQDLLQGSQGLNLALHFLSGAITFDPVVTETDATLASKIVWLDAFITNVDRTFRNTNMLIWHKELWLIDHGACLYFHHSWSNWENSAKSPFALIKDHVLLPKASRLEETDKEFKSLLTEDTILSIVNLIPEEWLQWEGSEETPEQIRNTYASFLITRLAHSEIFIKAAQDARQTLI